The stretch of DNA GCCATCTTCAACAACCTACAGAAGTGAGTTTACACGTACATttagttgattgaagaatgcaTGAATGAATGATAGTTAAATGGAGAGTTGTGTACGTAGTGGTGAGTAACAATAATTAACCTGATGAGCCCGACATATAAGATCAAGATCATGTTTCTTCAAGAACTCGTCTACCTTGTCCGGTCCAAATGTGTAGGAAACACCGCGATCATTCTCTCCCCACCCTTTAATTTCTGTGTCTGGATCAGCCCAAAGGAGGTCACATAAGAGGCCTTGATCTGGAACATCCAATGGCCTTTCTATAGCTTTGATTTGATTCAAGCTCTCCATATCGGGAGAAAGGCCACCGTGCATGCATAGAATTTTATCATCAATCACTGCAGATACAGGCAAACAATTGAAGCAATCTGTAAATACCTTCCATAAGCGAACACTGAATCTTCGCTTGCACTCATCATAAAATCCATAAATTCTATTAATAGATGCACATTCGTGGTTTCCTCTAAGAAGGAAAAAGTTCTCTGGAAATTTGATCTTATATGATAGTAGGAGGCATATTGTTTCTATACTTTGTTTTCCTCTATCAACATAATCCCCGAGAAATAGGTAATTCGAATCTGGAGGAAACCCACCATACTCAAATAGACGCAATAGGTCAGGATATTGCCCGTGTATATCGCCTGAAACAACCCATCATGCATGTAATCAATCAAGCAATAATAAGCAAttccaaatcaaaattttgaacaaAGTGTGTGTGCGAGCGCACGTGTATGTTTTGtgtttataaagataaaaaaagcATAATATTATAGGTTCATTATTAGATAGCATCATCTTCCAATTAGACAAATAATGGGGAAATACCACAAATGTTAATTGGAGCCTCTAATTCAAGTAGGTTTGGCTGGTTGAGGAAAACTTCTTTTGCTTTGATGCAAAGATTGCGAATTTCTGACTCCCCTAGTTGAATCCGCTTGCCCCTATTATTCTTTGCTTCCAAAAGCCTCTCTATTATTCCATCCAATCCTTCCATTCCCCGATTACTCAACTACAATCTAAATTTTCTCTCTTTCGatcaaataataaatttttgttctatcatatatgatatgattactCTTACTAAACTAAACTCATGGAATCGATAATGAAGAGGCGACAAACAGAATGCATGCTAAGTAGGGGGAGGGTCAAAAAAGATGGTATGGTTACGGGTTCAACGTGATatagaaaaatgaaatatacCAAACACATCGCTAATTTTAGGATATATTTGGAAAATAGAGAAGCTGATTTTTGTTATATCAATTTGACTTATATTTCTATGGTTGAGAAGTTGAGGAACTAATAGCTACCAACGAATGGAAGGAAAGGAGAAGAGGTAATCTTCCCATCACTAAAATTAGGAATAACTTTCATGtgtgattaattaattactagtTCAGTACcaacaagataaaataaaactCATCTCATTGTTGAAAATTGGATTGTGCATTTGAGTTATCAATTGTTGCATTGCATATATCAAAAACTAAACTACGCATCAAATTAGGAAGATGTTTGAATCTatctaatattaaaaatattattcaatataaaatgaataagtcTCATTCACTAAATCATATCTCAGCCGTAAAGAAAAATCTTGGACCCATGCAATgtatacaaaagaaaaatactttTGTCAAAATTAACGGATAAGACATCGttccctcctcctcctccttcaCTTATCCCCATCCCACCATAGTTATATAAGAGACAGTTTAGAATTGTCTTGAAAAACAGGTATAacaacttgaccctaaccgcgacctgtcggtagaaccaaagttattaAATAAAGTACGatcctaaccgcgacctgccagtagaaccaacactataaagtttttatctcaagaacaaggttcttatcacaagaacgaagaaaaagttctcacaagatAAACTCTCAAATTATATTAATCTTCAAGTTGCGTTTTGAGAAGTACATGAACGCTTTATTTATAGTTgatccttacatagtaggatttattttACACTATCATATATTCATCATAGGCCTTAGAAAATTCCTACTAACATGTTTATAAATTCTcactagccactataatgacttagtgcaccactaggaagcattTAGAAAGGCTAGAAGGTCATCTAAAAATCctcctaataccaaaaacgaaaattacaataaataaaaaaaaaattggacttaattgttttctattagtccaatattattagaccacaaATCGGCACATAGATGTTTCTTATCATGTGAATTGGACTTCAAGGTGTATGTTgcccgggtgcgggtacggtaccggtatcgggtacgggtaccggtacggggtacgtcatttttagaaaaactaaggtacAGGTACgtctctataattttttttaatatataattatacatattaaataatagaattatattgtaaaaacaaataattaaacataaaaaatatcacaccATACTTTTAAAGTAATTTAAATCGaaatatcaaaatatgaaattaaaaagcaattagctcaaaaagagtcaattGTTTCCCACTCCGTCATCACTAAAACGAGCGAcctctagttaggttcaccgcgagaaagactagcaatttcaagaatatcaactaagtattaaataaatctcattcatctctacgaatatcccacatttttgttgcactttcattataaatattactatatttctctttctcgagagaagacgaagattggtATGAATAACAACTAGATtttcatctctctttgaattGAGCATATTCCTTTTcaatgaatgagtgaataattccGGCGGATACTTTGTTATTGATTTTTAGCTGTAGTTGCTactttaatattataaacaaataaaaaaacttaaatcttcctataaaaaaactaataaaagaaaaaggagaagaaaaaaaaacgtgtttttgttttttggattggtgtaccacgcATGTACCACAAGTGTACCACGCGCGTACACATTGCAAGAAAAAACTAGGTACAGCGTCGGTGCGTACCGGaggagtaccatacgcgtaccggtacctGGTACCGGTACTCaatctaaaatggagtacccatgcaacatagACTCAAAACATCTTCATCCAAAATATTTtagtgcatttttttataagtttcatTCCACATGTTTAGTGAACTCGTGATCTAATCATTCTCTCCCTCTTCAAAAGGATTTGTCCTCAAAtccaaacctgcataaataacCAATGGATTAGTAAAGAAAATTCTCTCTTTTGCAAtatgttttttcatttgttCCTCACTTTTCATTCTTTTATCTTCTCTCTCCTTTTCTCTATCtcttttttcataatttcttctaTATTTCCTCTCTATGTTATCAAACCTTTCATGAAGTTTTTGAAATTCTCAATGAAATAACGTCTCCAAATGTTTAATCTAGACATGCATTTCTTCCTCCATTTTTTTAAACactttttttaacaagaaaaaaatagatGATAGATTAAACCTAATTTCAAGGtcgaagctctgataccaacggATAAGAGACcgcttaggatcgtcttgaaaaaAGGGTataggaacttgaccctaaccgcgatctgccggtagaaccaaagttatcaaataaagtgtgaagaaaaagttctcacaagagaaactctcaaattataTTAATCTTCAAGTTGTGTTTTGAGAAGTACATGAGAGCCTTATTTATAGTCTATCCTTACATAGTATGATTTTTTGTTCACTATCATACATTCATCATAGGCCTTAGAAAATTCTCACTAACATTCTTATAAATTTCCGTGCcactagccactataatgacttagtgcaccactagaAAGCATTTAGAAAGGCTAGAATGAAGTTAAAGGTCATATAAAAACCctcctaataccaaaaacgaaaattacaataaaaataaagaaaattgtacttaattgttttctatttagtccaatattattagaccacaaATCAGTCCATGGATGTTTTTTATCATGTGAATTGAGCTTCAAGGTGGGCTCAAAACATCTTCATCGATCCAAAATATTTaagtgcatttttttataagtttccttctTCCACATATTTAGTGAACTCGTGATCTGATCGGGCTTTGATCTTGCCCAAGCAACCTTCTTTGTAATGACCAAAGCGGCCGCATGTAGTGCACAACAAATGAAGGCCCTCGTACTCAACATTGCATTTCCTATTTTTTATAGGAAACACAATCAACTTAGTTTTCGACAAGTCTACTTCCATACATAATCGAGCATATTTTCCTCTTTCTTCTATCAACGTGCTTTTATCCAATCTAACAATCTTGTCAATTTTGTTGTCTATGAAATGTAAAACTTCCGCATCGTAGTATTCAATCGGCCGGTAGCCAGTATACACACCCACCCACACCACTACTTTCTTAATGGCATCTCTTGTCGAATGAAAATTTGGACTCCATTCCATCACAATAAGGTAGTGATCATAGATGAACCAACATAGTGGTCATCCTCATGGGAGAAAGTAACCAGGAAGATCAATGATGTTGATCACTAGCTCCTTTCCTCATCCACATTTGTCTCAATCTAGTCTCCAATTCCTTATATCAGATTATTCTTCTACCCAACTATCACCCTTTTCCTCCATGGTCGTTGAATTCTCTTCTCTTCATGTCGAGATAAGACAATTTCAAGGCACTCGTAGTTTCCTACCACATGCTCCTCCACCTTCAGACCTTCGCCATCTTCCTCCTCAATTTCTTCTCCCTCTTTCTTTGTCTCTTCTGCTTCATCGCCCCTCAATTAATCCGTTATAAAAAATTTCGTTATTGAAAGAGTGTTGTTCGGTATACAATAtttataattgtaatatttaTTTGTGATTAATTGTTCATATATGAATAATATATTGACTTGTTAGGGTGATATACGTGTtctacaaaacataaaaaaaaaaaaataaataaataaattggaaaaaaaaaactattaattaaAGCTCATTCTAAGTttttaaatacaataaaaaaatatttgagatgGGATAAAATTTGCATATTATAATTAATAGGACTGACACTCATTATATCTACCTATAGTGTGGGAAGATTACTTATGGTAAGAATGCTTTTAGCATGCCTCTGCAAAACGTTACAAATGAAATGAGACATGGTAATTTACATGTGGATGAGCTGGTAGTGACAAACCATTGATGATGAGATTAGTGATGACGGTGATGAGATAATTATTGTACCTGCAACGCAAATCACTCGTGTGGTTCCAGATGACGATGTACAAAAGAGTTAAGAGTGGTGAAGTAACTCTTGACGGACATGGCAAGTGCAGAATGAGCTGCACCGCAGGGCTCAGAATTTTAGGGGtccaaaattttaaaacttcATTCATATAGGCAAAATTCAATAGGGTTTTTTCTAACATGAACCATAGTGCACCATGATGCACAAgtctcgaataacattataacgaatacgaattttacaaaatcgactgTTAGATTGAAAgattacatcatatagatcatccgtagaaatttttaaaaaaattgaaaatcatttgatagattattgagatccatcaaaattagcGGTTTATAATGTTATCCGAGACTTATGCACGGTGCATGAATCACTTGCTCATGTTAGACTTGGCCTCATTAATAGGCTTATATACTTGAGATTTTAATGTGAactaagagcatccacaatagaGCACTTCATTTTTGAGTATTTAAATGGTCTcacatagacacatcatcaatttattatttttttaataatagtacctaatagatactcaacccctccaatggagcatttcataaaaagttctaaaatgggtcccatcaataactccacatcattaaaatttgaaatttaatttaaaataatattgccaaattaaattattttgaatatattaaataaagtgggtcccataaaaagaagagagagagagttcttatattagaagtggtacctattaggtactaaaatgtgttgtgctccaatggtagtacataataagtaccatgagtacctaataggtactacaccatcgGAGATGGTCTAAGTGCACTTTAGTCCAAATAGTATTCACTTCCTCTTCAACAGCTTATATAGACTATAGCCTCTCATTCTCATTTCTCACATAAGCGATGTGGTACAATATGCATGATTTGGTAACTAGCTCGCATCCAATGTCCATTATTTCTCATTCAACAGTCAAGTTATTCATGAAATTTAAGCATAGATTTGTTACATCCAATGTCTCGtaagtcctagctcaactggcaaaaatgtcaaaattattaggCCGGATGTCAGTGAATTACCActtcatctataaaaaaaaaccttcaaCCAATGTactttattaaatttatattaattaataaatgatATTAACTCAAATAATATTATCTCTAATGGAGAGAATCTTTGAGAAATCTATGTAAAGGGGATGGATATGGATATCCTCTTTTGGGCTGgacttttttttgtctaaattacTCTCAAAACAGTTTTTGTTGAACaacttaaatttaatttaagccCGGACTTTTACTTCCCCAAATTTTCTCACGCGCCCTATGAAATTACCAAAATAATTCTTTGCTTTTTACGATGCAATGTTCGCATCCTAGATAACGAgtgacagttttttttttactcaaaattggTTATTATGAAACCCTTCACACcccatgaataaaaaaattatgaaaaaaatacagTTCACTGTCTAGAATGCGAACTCAAACACAATTCGCTAGTTTGAGTGTGAACGAAAACACAGTTTGcactttttttatattactCAGCTTGCATtttaactaatatattttttttgtcaagtagtctagtgactagaaagTCCACCcataagatggataagtgggatgatcggAGTTCGAAACCCAGCCCCTCTCAACGTAGCAAGGAGGCCGGCAGAGAATGCCAAGTCGGTCATTCACACTCAGTCAGAGTCTAATTTCCTAGCGGAAGAAAGCCAAAAGGGGAGTTTTGCGTCCGGTTCCGGCATCAGGAGTTGATTCAATAAGATTCATAGCGGAGTCGAGAACTAGCAACTACTCTTGGAAGATGGGATTGTTTACTTAGCCACCTCTTTTTTCCTCACCCTAACGGATCCTGGCAAGTCTTTCTATTACCGATATGGACCTCAGGGTCAAGCTAGCTCGAAATCCTTACTTTTTTTGGACCAATCTCTCTTTtgattttggaaagaaaaaaatatatctttatcAATATACTCTTTCTTCTACACATTTATTACTACCCTCAACTATGAGGTTTTTGTGGATTAAAAGACTAGCGATCAACCcccaactatatatatatatatatatatatatgtgtgtgtgtgtgtgtgtttgatgAGATAGAGTTAGCCTATTTGTTATGGGGAATCTATGCTCCGGGCCGAAAAGAATAGTGCTTGCCTACGGCACCTGGCTTTCTCCGGCGCATAGGTTGGCTCCTCGCAGTTCTCCCTTCAACACTAACGGTAGATAGGAACCGAACTGTCTCACGACGTTCTAGCAATGTCTAGCCCTGAATTTGTCGGGACTATTCCAGTGAGTCCCTCGGGACAAAGGGCAGAAGGGAAGGTAGCTCGTGATTCTCGTCTCGGTTTTCTCGAAAGGTAGTTGAGTTCCTTCGGGTGAGAAATAATAGGAATTGATCTAGAGAGAGGTAGTGAATCGAATGTTGTGGTGGTCTTGAGCTCTTCTTCTTTCCGCCCTCTTTGTTGCAGCTATTGGAAGTATTCAAGATATCTGTAGAGCGGAATGCTCGGAGCGCTCTTCTTGAAAATATTCCATTCGATCTAActcaaaaaattaatctttaaCTGGATAAAGAAGAGTAAGGACTCCAGTCAGCCATCTTGGTCTCACTCATATTGGGGATCAGAGAAAGAAAGCGGGTTGACCTCTAAAAATAGGTTCCTGCTCCATAAACGCTTTCCTAACAgcctttctttctttgtttggGGATAGGAGCTTCGCCTGGCGAAACCCCATGCTTTGAGAGTTCCTTTCTGCCGAAAATCTCATTTGCCAACATCCCCTTGGTTATTTCGACAAAAAGGTATTCTCTATAACACCGTCTTCTTCCCCTCAAAGAGCCCTTCTCTCACGTACTCTACTCGATGGAGCATGCATTAGATAGTAAATACAGTACATTCCAAAAAGGCTAAAGCCCTCTAACCGAGAAGTTAGTGCCGAAGTATTTAAGTTCCAACCGAAGCTTGCATTTTAACTAATATATTCTTATAAGGAAATGACTAAAATATACTAATTATTATATTCCTAATAAGAACCAAAGAtgtgcgtaaaaaaaaaaccaagatgTGATCACAATTGTATTTTTGTGTATGATCTCATGATAATGCATTTATGTGCATGATCTTTTGATTTGCTCCATGATTATCCAATAGTGTTGATCAATCACACACACCGCcattcaaaaaacaaatatCACACACCGTAGAATTCATGGGATGGGGGTGAAGGAAGGGTTCGCACCTTAACTTGCAAACGGTGTTTCATTCAAAATTGTTTCATGGAAGATGAGCGAAGggtgaagagaaaaaaaaattgattttcataAGATTCGCATCCTATGATGCGAACTTTTTTTTCCCAGTTTTTCAAGTTTTTGAGATTTTACACTCAGCGAGTGGTGTAAAATTGGAAGGCCAGGGGGCGCATAAGACTCTCGGGAGCGAGAAAAGAAAATCTCTAATAACCGCATGATATGGTTCCCTTACTTTGTCAACTCCTCATAATAACTCATATAAGAAAACCGAAAACATAATTGCCACATGTTTGGCTGTAAGTACAATTGTATCACAATTCACAACAACTACTACCAGATCAATTCTTTGACATTACAACAGTCTTATAAAACCCAACGTTTGACAATTTTATACAAAAGGTTAATTATGATCCCAGCACCTTTACATCTCCCTCCACAGAAATCAATTGAACACATCTCAATCATGGCATCTCAATCTTGGCATGATTAATTGGAACTTCTGTtttcaacaaatattaaaattactaGCATATCAATCTGTATCCTGAGGCCTTTTACAGCACTTTCGCATCAATCTTGCGCAGGTTCGGGAACAGGAGGTATACAATCTACCTTATACCGTAGCACCTACAGTCCACATACAAATATACATTAACGCATCAGAAAATCCTACCATTTATTCTTTACAGCATGCTGAGTCTGTGAGCAATGATCTATGCTAATAGGAAGAAATGAGTTAACAAAGCACAAaactccaaaacaaaaaatgcaaatGGGAAAAGATGCCACGAAGAAGACTGCTGTGTCATCTCATTTGAAGTGTTAACGTGGTCAGTGAAGAAATGCAATAACAATGAGCAAATTACGATATAGTGAAGGCTAGTCAAGCCTCGCAGGAACACATGCTGTTAAGATTGAAGTATCTAATCATTCCCAATGTAAATTCATCAATATATACATATGCCCAATAATTTGTATTCAGAAACCAGTCCAAGTGGGATAATGAGAAACTTCGCATCTGACTGAACAAGTTAAACATGCTACACACCTTtctaaaaaaagttgaatgtgtgttgtccCACATCAGTTTATAGCTTCCGGCCATTAATGTGCAGAAGTTCCCCTAAAATTACATTGCATAAAATTTAAGACGAGTATTTACACATCAAATGCTGTGAAACATATAAGTTGCAACAAACATGACAGACTCACTTGGTCAGACTCGTATCGGCGGTAAGGCAACATCAGCTGTGTCAACCAATCAGCCACCATGAGAATGAAAAATGGCAAAACAGAGTTAATAGAATACAATGCAATACAATACAGAACTGAATAATGGAGAACATAGGCTGGGTACGAGCCTAAGAGATTGAATATAAGAATGGGTGATGACATGAAGATTAACAAGGCTTCTGATAGTGATAATCTAAAGTAACCAATTAGAGTACAATACGGAAATGACAATCAAACTTACAATCTTTTCCCCAGTAGGATTTGCAAACTCCAAACTAAATCCAATATCCTGacaataaacaaaaagtttACTATATAGAAGGATGTCTTGGGAATATTATGACAATGTAGCACAAACAAAGAACTGTAGCAGCAATACCATATTTATCTTGCCTTGTACTAAAGAAAAATCCCATGCAATATACGAGTTTACTGAGTCCACTGAGAGTATAACCTGAGATTCAAAGATTATCATAAATTCTTGTTGTGAATCCGAAgataatcacaccaataaatCCTTTAGTGTGTGGAGGAAACGAAtaagcaaccaaatcaaaatgATTGAGCAATTAAACACAAAAGCTAAAACTACCAAAAAAGCGATAAAGAACACAatgaaattgtttacccagttcggttaaaaccaacctactctgggggagagagagagctctccgttccactatcaatagaaaacttgattacaatgagattcACCACAAaagttacaagatttagagtttttcctaaatctacctttttcccgaatctctccccgtgaccaagagattcaatcaataagtgtttacaagatgaaagaatgaGTTCCCAACCCTAGAGATTACCCAAGAGAAACCCTCTTATCCCTAGCCTTGATGTTGGTGAAAAACCCCTTTCCAAAACCCTCATGTTCTCTCTCATCCGCTCCCTCACTATCTGCAAAATGAACACAGTAGCATATATACTGCGAACTGCGCATTGGGACGCAGGAACTGGCGCATGGTGCGCCAATGGCAGCAAGCAATCCTGCTTCTGCGCCTCATACCCTGCAATCTTGCGCCTCATGTGCCATAGGCAGAACCTCTACAGTTTTGATCATTGTTTTCAAAGGCAATTTCCACAAATACAGCTGACTCGCAGAGGAAATTACAAATGCGATAACATTAACTCTAGATTGAGCATACAATAGGGAAAATTTGTGGCATGTTATGTACAACAGGAAGCAAAATTTATCAATTAAACAACAATGATTTGTCAGTCTTGTAAAAAAACAGGTTAATAAATTTCACAAGACTTGTAAATATACCTCGAAAGTTTTTCCAGCTGGAACACTTATCTCTTTGTAGTCGTCATTTTTCCTGAAAAGGATGAATCTGAATATTGGCTTGAAATAGAGAAAATCAGACAAGAAAGCAAGATTTGATATTTACCTTACTTCCATTGCACCAGCAACATCTGCTGGAATGAAGAAAGGCGAGTTTGCAAAGACCCCACTGATCAAAATTACTAGCAAAGTTATTCAACAAGAAATAAAACTCTCTAGTAATACAAGTGTAAACAAGAACAGATTTCCGTTCACACTAGGTTTAAAATTAGCATACTTCACTCATTTTGATAACATTTACAAACTGAAACATTCATCAAtccaattatttattatttaagctttttatttttgtcacaaCTTTGGTTCTTTTATAAACTCAAGATGCAATTAATGATGTGTTTTCTTTTCTACccttacaaaaacaaaaagcatgcattaaatgaattttacttttacttaaTAGATTAAGGGTAAACTGTGAAGACTGAAAAGgtctaaatttattatttcttaatatgtgtccAAACCTAAAAGGACGACCAAAGATTAGAGACTGCAAATATCTTTTTTCCGAAGTTGGATGACATCGAAGAGTGTGGATCTCGAATTATTACCGATTTTTGGCCATACGTGGAAAAACTTAGTCTGGTTGTTAAGATTTGAATTCTTGTTTGGTAACACATTAGTCTCTCCTGAAAGTTTTATATGTATCTTCAGTAAATATCTAGCTATTTTCATCACTTGTGTTGATCTCAAAATTTGGATGGAAAATGTCCCAACACGTGatcttttttattgtattgctactattatataacaaatcaaAAACTAATTGATGTTTCATTGCATCAATTCAAAAATAGCAAGTTATTCAACAAGAAATAAAACTTTGTAATAGAAGTGACTCAGGTGAGAACATAAACATTTTCATCGACACGAAGTTTAAGTCTTcatataatatgatatttaaaataaaagtaaatatcCACAATTAGATTAGAGTGCATACTTATAAGTGTCTAAATCTTCTAATGTAGCAAACATTTCCGTCAAGATAATATCAAATAATTAGAGACACTAGAAAGTGTATTAAGTGAGAGCATGTTTGTTAGAACCAAATTTCAGAGAAAATAGAATAGTATTATTAATGA from Trifolium pratense cultivar HEN17-A07 linkage group LG5, ARS_RC_1.1, whole genome shotgun sequence encodes:
- the LOC123886956 gene encoding serine/threonine-protein phosphatase PP1-like; its protein translation is MEGLDGIIERLLEAKNNRGKRIQLGESEIRNLCIKAKEVFLNQPNLLELEAPINICGDIHGQYPDLLRLFEYGGFPPDSNYLFLGDYVDRGKQSIETICLLLSYKIKFPENFFLLRGNHECASINRIYGFYDECKRRFSVRLWKVFTDCFNCLPVSAVIDDKILCMHGGLSPDMESLNQIKAIERPLDVPDQGLLCDLLWADPDTEIKGWGENDRGVSYTFGPDKVDEFLKKHDLDLICRAHQVVEDGYQFFADRQLVTIFSAPNYCGEFNNAGALMCVDETLLCSFQILKPMRGK